The window ATTTTGAACAACATTTTTACCGGTCTGGGCTTCTTTAATCGCTGCTACAATGTTAGGATAAGCGCCACATCGGCAAATATTTCCTGACATTCGCTCTGCAATTTCCTCATCAGAAAGTAAGATTGACTTCGCATCGGCTCCAATATTCTGGGTAGCAAAGCTTGCCTGACCTTCCTTTGCTTCTTTCATCAATGCAACGGCTGAGCAAATTTGTCCAGGTGTACAAAATCCACATTGGAAACCATCGTGTTTAAGAAAAGCAGCCTGCATAGGATGAAGGTCGTTTTCTTTTGCAAGGCCCTCAATGGTAATAACCGATTTTCCTTGGCAAGTCGCGGCCAGGGTAAGGCAGGATAACACACGTTGCCCATCCACTATAACCGTACACGCACCACATTGACCATGATCACAACCTTTTTTTGATCCCGTTAAGCCTATTCTTTCCCGTAGGGTATCGAGCAAGGTCATTCTGGAATCAATAAGTACATTCTTAGAGCTTGAATTAACCTTAAAAGTCACATTTATCCCATTTTCTACAGCCTGTGGAATAAGATCAGGAATATCTTCTATTTCAACCGACCGGGCAAATAGTTGCTCGGCGCCTAAGGTATAACTAACCAGCAAGCCGGCAGAAGCCAAGCTCATAAGCTTGATGAAATGGCGTCGATTAAATCCTGAGTTAATCACTTCTTCTAAATCTTCGGGCATTAAATCGCCAAAAAGCCTATGTTCTTCAGGAGTAAGTTGAGTTTTATTTTGTTTCATGTTGCTGTTTTGAGGTTACAACAGTTGTTATGTAGCTGATATGCAGCTATAGATTTTAAACAGCAGTGCAAGGGTATGGTTTTGGTTTAGTGTAAAAATTATAGCGCATTAAGAAAAGATTATCAATTGTGTTTCGAATTAAAATGAGCGATACTCAATTTTTATTGTTTGGTCCAAGCGAAACAATCGTTATTCCAAGTAATTCTCTATCTATGATTGCCAATAGCTATAAATGTGCTAAGTTAAATAGTACACGTAATTCTGTAATATTAGTGATCATAAAAATCACTTGGGCTTACTCTCTTATTTCAAGATAAAAATTTTCGTATTAGGCTAGCAACTGGTTGAGATCATATGTTTATAATTCTCTTATTTCGAGAAATTAGTGAAATGCGAAACGCGTTTTAGTGCATAATCGTGAACCAACTTCTTAAGATTGCTGCTAAATTTGTTCGATTTTGATGATAAAAATTAACTAATAACTAATTATTTTAGTAAACAATATTGACATGCATTTATTGTAAAACTTTTTTATACAAAAAATGGTTATGCAGGTCCTATACATCTCATAAATGTTTACCTATGAATAAAAAATTACTCTATTTTTTCTTATTGCTAATTTCTCATTCCTATCAACTTATTGCGCAAGATAAAGTGGTTTCTGGAACAGTAAAAGAAGCAGAAACAAACCTTGTTCTTCCTGGAGTTACGGTAAGAATCCAAGGAACAACTATAGCAACAGTCACTGATAAAAATGGCTATTATCGAATTTCTAGTCCTAGTGTCACCAGTACCATAGTATTTTCCGCGATAGGAATGCTTGAGTACAAAGAAGTTGTTGGCAACAAAACATCTATAAATGTAATACTGAAAACGGATTCAAAACAACTCTCAGAAGTTATCATCAATGCTATTGGTGTAGAAACAGAACGCGATAAGTTTGGTTCTTCCATCTCAACAGTAAAAGGTTCCGCCGTTGCAAGCTCGGGTGAAACAACATTACTAACCGGCATCAGCAGTAAAGTTTCAGGCGTTTTAATCACCAGAAATGGTGGTGATCCTGGTTCAGGTGGCTATATTCAGATTAGAGGGCAGAATACCATAAATGGAAGTGCTCAACCACTGTTTATTGTTGATGGAATGCCAGTAAGTAATTCTAGTGACAATGCTGGTACTGCTGCAGGAAATGGAATTATTCAGCAGTCTAGAATTAATGATATCAATCCTGAAGATATTGAAAGTCTGGAAGTACTTAAAGGTGCCTCGGCAGCAGCGCTTTGGGGCACGAGGGCAGCCAACGGCGTAATCATTATCACCACAAAAAAAGGTAAAAATTCAGACGGGAAGGTAAATATTACTTTCAAATCGACTCTATCACTTGATCGCGTGAATAAGTTGCCTGAGCTGCAAAATACATATGGACAGGGGACTTTGGGGTTTTATAATCAGGGCGACAAACTTAGTTTTGGTGATTTGATTTCTGCTCGTACAGGCGGAAATGATACTTACATCACAAGCCCAACGGCAAGTGGTTACCAAGGGTATACGCAACTTCAGGATGGAAGCACAAGATATGCTATCGCTCCCGGTAATGCAGCTAATCCTCATGGCGGTAAAAATTCGCGGGAGGTATTTGACAGGTATGGTGATATATTTCAAACCGGTCATTTTATAGATAATTCAATCAGTTTGAGTGGAGGAGATGCGAAGTCAAGCATTTTTGTCAGCTATGCAAATCTAAGTCAGGATGGAGTAATCAAAGCATTTAGTGAGTACGATCGCAATACTGCTCGTGTTAACGCGGCTACGAAATTCAACTCCTGGATAAAAGCTTCCGTAAATGTCGGTTACACTAAAACGAAATCTTTAAGGGTTCAAGAGGGCGACAATGTGGATGGTTTACTACTTGGAACCACCAGAACTCCAGCAGATTTTAATAACGCGTTATATAAGGGCGTTTATACAAATGTCGCTAATGAAGTATTACAAAATGCTCATGTTTCTTACCGCAATCCGCTTGGTAAAGATTTAGGAACTATTTATTCGAATCCGGTATGGAACATCAACAATAACAAGAATAATAGCGAAGTTGACCGTTTAACAGGCGTTTTTGAGCTTGGTTTAACACCACTTCCCTGGTTAAACATTACTGGTCGTTCTGGAATTGATAATTATGTTGATGATAGAACAGAACGGTTTGCCAGAAATTCTGCTTTGTTTTTAAATGGTTATTTATCAAAGAACCAGATTTCAGAAAAACAATTTAATACTGATATTTTTGCATCTGCGAACAAAAGCTTTAGCGAAAATTTCGGCGGAACAGTATTAGTGGGTGTCAACTACAACAGCAGACGAAGGGCAACAAGATCTGATGCAATTTCTAATTTAATTGTTCCTACAGCGCCTGATATATTAACCAATGCGTTAAATTCGAATCTATCTGCAAGCAATTATAGTTCATTGATTCGTACGTATGCTTATTATCTACAAACAGATTTGGAGGCTTATGATATGTTTTTCTTAACGCTATCGGGCAGATCGGAAAGTGCTTCTACTTTTGGAGATAGTGCAAGCAACAGTTTCTTTTTTCCATCTGCAGCATTGGCCTGGCAAATCACAAAAATTAAAGGACTGGATAATATACCATTTCTTAATTTTGCTAAACTTCGCCTTACCTGGGGGCAGGTAGGAATTCAGCCTCAGCCATATTTGAATTTTACAACTTTTAGTCCGGCAATATACGGCGACACTTTTACCCGCGGCTTATCTTCAATTAGTACCCTGTATGGCGGTGGTTATGTTAGAAGTTTAACAGAAGGCAATGACAACCTGCGTCCGGAGCGGAAAACTGAAAGTGAAATAGGTATAGATTTGCGTTTGTTCAATAACAGGTTAAATATTTCAGCAACAGGCTACACCAATCAAACAAAGGATGTGATCTTACCTTTAAATGTTCCGAGTGAAACTGGTTTCACCATAAGAAATACAAATGCCGCTGTGCTTTCAAATAAAGGATTGGAAATTGATGTTAATGGAGATGCTCTTCGCTTAGGTGAATTCAGGTGGAATCTTTCAGCAACTTTCGCTATGAACAGGAATGTGGTTAAATCGCTTGCAGCTGCCACCGTTTATACCTTGCCGGATAGTTATATGCAAAATGCCTCATTAATTCCGGGTCAGCCATTTGGAATATTTTATTCAACAGACTTTTTAAAAGATGGGAATGGAAAATATATTCTGGATAACAATGGCTTTCCGCAGGCTGGTATCAGCAATGAAATTATAGGTAATCCGAATCCTAAATGGCAAGGAGGCTTGGGAAGTACGTTCTCTTATAAAAATGTTTCACTATTTGTATTGTTCGATCGTATTGCTGGCAATGACTTCTTTAATGGAACCAGGGGTTCGTTATATAGTATTGGTACACACGCAGATCAAGGCCAAACAGTTGTTGCACCGCAAGGAGGATTAAAGGATGTGAATGGTAACTTGATCGCCGCGGGAACTTCTTTTCAAGGGCAGATTAAAGACTTTGGTGCCGGACCTGTTGCAATAAACCAGGCTTGGTGGCAAGGAAGAGGATCTGCATCTAACTCTGCCTCTTACAAACAATTTGTTGAAGATGGTAGTACAACGAGGCTTCGTGAAGCCACTTTAAGGTATTCAATTAACGCTAAATCAATTAAATTTTTATCTAAACTTTCGAGCATAGATTTTAATGTAACTGGAAGGAATCTTGTTTTGTGGACAAAATATACGGGCACGGATCCAGAGGTAAATATTTCTGGCGCAGGGTTAGCTCGTGGGCAAGATTGGTTTACCAACCCAAACACGAAATCTGTTCTATTTTCTGTTCAGGTAAGATATTAATCAAATAAGGCTTTATTATTATGAAATATATACATACAACTTTACTGGTTTTTGCAGTTATCAGTTCTATTTTCTTTACCGGTTGCAAAAAATTATTTGATCAACCTGATATCAATAATAATCCAAATGCAGTAACCAATATAGATTTACCAACGCTTTTTAGCGGAACGCTATTGGGCGTTTCTTTGTTACATGAAGATACAGATGTACGCATTGCAAGCATGTGGTCGGGGCAACTTAGTGGGCTGAATAGGGCACACCTGGGCTACGCTCAATATATTGTTTCTTCAC is drawn from Pedobacter mucosus and contains these coding sequences:
- a CDS encoding (2Fe-2S)-binding protein, producing the protein MKQNKTQLTPEEHRLFGDLMPEDLEEVINSGFNRRHFIKLMSLASAGLLVSYTLGAEQLFARSVEIEDIPDLIPQAVENGINVTFKVNSSSKNVLIDSRMTLLDTLRERIGLTGSKKGCDHGQCGACTVIVDGQRVLSCLTLAATCQGKSVITIEGLAKENDLHPMQAAFLKHDGFQCGFCTPGQICSAVALMKEAKEGQASFATQNIGADAKSILLSDEEIAERMSGNICRCGAYPNIVAAIKEAQTGKNVVQNWLFTD
- a CDS encoding SusC/RagA family TonB-linked outer membrane protein, with product MNKKLLYFFLLLISHSYQLIAQDKVVSGTVKEAETNLVLPGVTVRIQGTTIATVTDKNGYYRISSPSVTSTIVFSAIGMLEYKEVVGNKTSINVILKTDSKQLSEVIINAIGVETERDKFGSSISTVKGSAVASSGETTLLTGISSKVSGVLITRNGGDPGSGGYIQIRGQNTINGSAQPLFIVDGMPVSNSSDNAGTAAGNGIIQQSRINDINPEDIESLEVLKGASAAALWGTRAANGVIIITTKKGKNSDGKVNITFKSTLSLDRVNKLPELQNTYGQGTLGFYNQGDKLSFGDLISARTGGNDTYITSPTASGYQGYTQLQDGSTRYAIAPGNAANPHGGKNSREVFDRYGDIFQTGHFIDNSISLSGGDAKSSIFVSYANLSQDGVIKAFSEYDRNTARVNAATKFNSWIKASVNVGYTKTKSLRVQEGDNVDGLLLGTTRTPADFNNALYKGVYTNVANEVLQNAHVSYRNPLGKDLGTIYSNPVWNINNNKNNSEVDRLTGVFELGLTPLPWLNITGRSGIDNYVDDRTERFARNSALFLNGYLSKNQISEKQFNTDIFASANKSFSENFGGTVLVGVNYNSRRRATRSDAISNLIVPTAPDILTNALNSNLSASNYSSLIRTYAYYLQTDLEAYDMFFLTLSGRSESASTFGDSASNSFFFPSAALAWQITKIKGLDNIPFLNFAKLRLTWGQVGIQPQPYLNFTTFSPAIYGDTFTRGLSSISTLYGGGYVRSLTEGNDNLRPERKTESEIGIDLRLFNNRLNISATGYTNQTKDVILPLNVPSETGFTIRNTNAAVLSNKGLEIDVNGDALRLGEFRWNLSATFAMNRNVVKSLAAATVYTLPDSYMQNASLIPGQPFGIFYSTDFLKDGNGKYILDNNGFPQAGISNEIIGNPNPKWQGGLGSTFSYKNVSLFVLFDRIAGNDFFNGTRGSLYSIGTHADQGQTVVAPQGGLKDVNGNLIAAGTSFQGQIKDFGAGPVAINQAWWQGRGSASNSASYKQFVEDGSTTRLREATLRYSINAKSIKFLSKLSSIDFNVTGRNLVLWTKYTGTDPEVNISGAGLARGQDWFTNPNTKSVLFSVQVRY